One genomic region from Sander lucioperca isolate FBNREF2018 chromosome 3, SLUC_FBN_1.2, whole genome shotgun sequence encodes:
- the LOC116067288 gene encoding G2/mitotic-specific cyclin-B2-like isoform X1, translated as MSSVEVRAAQLPAAVNPVKMGKKATAGPRRAALGELTNFPGAAVNTKRTGPTKSTASVKPSGAQQPKPMVPPVVPVPAPADPLPPVSEELAADVSMEEEELCQAFSEALLTVQDVDEQDSDLPQLCSEYVKDIYNYLHVLEVQQAVRANYMQGYEITERMRALLIDWLVQVHSRFQLLQETLYLTVAVLDRFLQVQPVSRRKLQLVGVTAMLVACKYEEMYAPEVGDFAYITDNAFTKAQILEMEQLVLRTLNFELGRPLPLHFLRRASKVANSDVERHTLAKYLMELTLVDYSMVHYRPSEIAAAALSLSQLLLEELPWSPTQQHYSTYDTAHLKPIMQHIAKNVVAINEGKTKFQAVRNKYSSSKLMKISLIPHLKSPTIVAMAAALINKP; from the exons ATGTCGTCTGTTGAAGTTCGTGCTGCG CAGCTCCCAGCCGCAGTGAACCCCGTGAAGATGGGGAAGAAAGCCACAGCAGGTCCGAGGAGAGCAGCTCTCGGGGAGCTTACCAACTTTCCCGGCGCAGCAGTCAACACAAAG AGGACTGGACCAACCAAATCAACCGCATCAGTCAAACCATCTGGTGCACAACAACCCAAACCCATGGTGCCTCCAGTAGTCCCGGTCCCAGCGCCTGCAGATCCTCTCCCCCCAGTTTCAGAGGAGCTGGCGGCTGATGTGTCCATGGAGGAGGAAGAACTGTGCCAGGCTTTCTCCGAGGCGCTGCTCACAGTGCAGGATGTCGACGAGCAGGACTCAGACCTGCCACAGCTCTGCTCAGAATATGTCAAAGATATCTATAATTATCTACACGTCCTAGAG GTGCAGCAGGCCGTACGAGCTAACTACATGCAGGGTTATGAAATCACCGAACGCATGCGAGCGCTTCTGATCGACTGGCTGGTCCAGGTTCACTCCCGGTTCCAGCTGCTGCAGGAGACTCTGTACCTCACAGTAGCTGTCCTGGATCGTTTTCTCCAG GTCCAGCCGGTCTCTCGCAGAAAGCTGCAGCTTGTTGGTGTGACGGCCATGCTGGTGGCCTGTAAATACGAGGAGATGTACGCTCCCGAGGTGGGAGACTTTGCCTACATCACAGACAACGCCTTTACAAAGGCTCAGATTCTGGAGATGGAGCAGCTGGTTTTGAGGACCCTCAACTTTGAGCTGGGACGTCCTCTCCCTTTACACTTCCTCAGACGGGCCTCCAAGGTGGCTAAT TCTGATGTAGAGAGACACACGCTGGCCAAGTACCTGATGGAGCTGACCCTCGTCGACTACAGCATGGTGCACTACCGGCCGTCTGAGATCGCGGCTGCAGCACTCAGTCTCTCCCAGCTGCTGCTTGAAGAGCTGCCCTGG TCTCCTACACAGCAGCACTACTCCACTTACGACACGGCCCACCTGAAGCCCATCATGCAGCACATTGCCAAAAATGTTGTGGCCATAAATGAGGGGAAGACAAAGTTCCAG GCTGTCAGGAACAAGTACTCAAGCAGCAAGCTGATGAAGATCAGCCTCATTCCTCATCTGAAGTCACCGACCATTGTTGCCATGGCGGCCGCTCTGATCAACAAGCCTTGA
- the LOC116067288 gene encoding G2/mitotic-specific cyclin-B2-like isoform X2, which yields MSSVEVRAALPAAVNPVKMGKKATAGPRRAALGELTNFPGAAVNTKRTGPTKSTASVKPSGAQQPKPMVPPVVPVPAPADPLPPVSEELAADVSMEEEELCQAFSEALLTVQDVDEQDSDLPQLCSEYVKDIYNYLHVLEVQQAVRANYMQGYEITERMRALLIDWLVQVHSRFQLLQETLYLTVAVLDRFLQVQPVSRRKLQLVGVTAMLVACKYEEMYAPEVGDFAYITDNAFTKAQILEMEQLVLRTLNFELGRPLPLHFLRRASKVANSDVERHTLAKYLMELTLVDYSMVHYRPSEIAAAALSLSQLLLEELPWSPTQQHYSTYDTAHLKPIMQHIAKNVVAINEGKTKFQAVRNKYSSSKLMKISLIPHLKSPTIVAMAAALINKP from the exons ATGTCGTCTGTTGAAGTTCGTGCTGCG CTCCCAGCCGCAGTGAACCCCGTGAAGATGGGGAAGAAAGCCACAGCAGGTCCGAGGAGAGCAGCTCTCGGGGAGCTTACCAACTTTCCCGGCGCAGCAGTCAACACAAAG AGGACTGGACCAACCAAATCAACCGCATCAGTCAAACCATCTGGTGCACAACAACCCAAACCCATGGTGCCTCCAGTAGTCCCGGTCCCAGCGCCTGCAGATCCTCTCCCCCCAGTTTCAGAGGAGCTGGCGGCTGATGTGTCCATGGAGGAGGAAGAACTGTGCCAGGCTTTCTCCGAGGCGCTGCTCACAGTGCAGGATGTCGACGAGCAGGACTCAGACCTGCCACAGCTCTGCTCAGAATATGTCAAAGATATCTATAATTATCTACACGTCCTAGAG GTGCAGCAGGCCGTACGAGCTAACTACATGCAGGGTTATGAAATCACCGAACGCATGCGAGCGCTTCTGATCGACTGGCTGGTCCAGGTTCACTCCCGGTTCCAGCTGCTGCAGGAGACTCTGTACCTCACAGTAGCTGTCCTGGATCGTTTTCTCCAG GTCCAGCCGGTCTCTCGCAGAAAGCTGCAGCTTGTTGGTGTGACGGCCATGCTGGTGGCCTGTAAATACGAGGAGATGTACGCTCCCGAGGTGGGAGACTTTGCCTACATCACAGACAACGCCTTTACAAAGGCTCAGATTCTGGAGATGGAGCAGCTGGTTTTGAGGACCCTCAACTTTGAGCTGGGACGTCCTCTCCCTTTACACTTCCTCAGACGGGCCTCCAAGGTGGCTAAT TCTGATGTAGAGAGACACACGCTGGCCAAGTACCTGATGGAGCTGACCCTCGTCGACTACAGCATGGTGCACTACCGGCCGTCTGAGATCGCGGCTGCAGCACTCAGTCTCTCCCAGCTGCTGCTTGAAGAGCTGCCCTGG TCTCCTACACAGCAGCACTACTCCACTTACGACACGGCCCACCTGAAGCCCATCATGCAGCACATTGCCAAAAATGTTGTGGCCATAAATGAGGGGAAGACAAAGTTCCAG GCTGTCAGGAACAAGTACTCAAGCAGCAAGCTGATGAAGATCAGCCTCATTCCTCATCTGAAGTCACCGACCATTGTTGCCATGGCGGCCGCTCTGATCAACAAGCCTTGA